Proteins co-encoded in one Candidatus Thiodictyon syntrophicum genomic window:
- a CDS encoding SprT family zinc-dependent metalloprotease: protein MTTETQHLRISGVEVEVVRKDIKNLHLGVYPPLGRVRVAVPLVLGDEAVRLAVIDKLGWIKRQRAKFAEQPRQSRREMVSGESHWFLGRRYRLRVREQEGPPRVAVCGIGAIDLVVRPGTDAAQREAILSRWHREQLKGLIPPLLAKWQAALGVQVADWGIKRMKTRWGSCNPAARRVWFNLELAKKPVQCLEYIVAHELTHLLERHHDERFTALLDAHMPQWPQYRDMLNSLPLAHEEWGY, encoded by the coding sequence GTGACTACTGAGACGCAGCACCTGCGGATCTCCGGCGTTGAGGTCGAAGTGGTGCGCAAGGACATCAAGAACCTCCACCTGGGCGTCTATCCGCCGCTCGGGCGGGTGCGCGTGGCCGTGCCGCTGGTGCTCGGGGACGAGGCGGTACGGCTCGCGGTGATCGACAAGTTGGGATGGATCAAACGGCAGCGGGCAAAGTTCGCCGAACAGCCCCGGCAGTCCCGACGTGAGATGGTAAGCGGCGAGAGCCATTGGTTCCTGGGCCGGCGCTATCGACTGCGGGTCCGGGAACAAGAGGGGCCGCCCAGGGTGGCGGTGTGCGGGATTGGCGCCATCGATCTCGTCGTGCGCCCCGGCACCGATGCCGCGCAGCGCGAGGCCATCCTGTCGCGCTGGCACCGCGAGCAACTCAAGGGGCTGATCCCGCCGCTGCTCGCAAAGTGGCAAGCGGCGCTGGGGGTGCAGGTGGCCGACTGGGGCATCAAGCGGATGAAGACCCGCTGGGGGAGTTGCAACCCGGCTGCGCGTCGCGTCTGGTTCAATCTGGAGCTGGCCAAGAAGCCGGTCCAGTGCCTGGAGTACATCGTCGCCCATGAGCTGACGCACCTGCTGGAGCGACATCACGACGAACGGTTCACGGCACTGCTGGACGCCCACATGCCGCAATGGCCGCAGTATCGGGACATGCTCAACAGCCTGCCGCTGGCGCATGAGGAATGGGGGTATTGA
- the thiO gene encoding glycine oxidase ThiO — protein sequence MSDILVIGGGIIGLLTARELVQGGAAVTLVELGETGRESSWAGGGIVSPLYPWRYPDSVTALARWSQRLYPKLCADLTAETGIDPELTANGLLILDPQELEPALAWAATHGTEVQLIDSVQLHEAAPELAVRPPTAMLLPAVGNVRNPRLVKAARRALEGRIALREQEEVHAILAADGRVAGVRTSRGLIQADQVVVCTGAWTARLLDPLGQRPDIAPVRGQMLLFKGRPGQINYTTLWREHYVIPRRDGRVLVGSTLEQTGFVKEATAQGRESLQRAAVELYPHLAHTPIEAHWAGLRPGAPGGIPYIAPVPGTAGLYVNAGHYRNGIVTGPASARLVADLLLGRDPVTDPAPYALDAPRLSDGGAGASSLRSGR from the coding sequence ATGAGCGACATCCTGGTCATCGGCGGCGGCATCATCGGGCTCCTGACCGCCCGCGAACTGGTCCAGGGCGGTGCCGCGGTCACCCTGGTCGAGCTGGGCGAGACCGGCCGCGAGTCGTCCTGGGCCGGCGGCGGCATCGTCTCCCCGCTCTACCCCTGGCGCTACCCGGACAGCGTCACCGCACTCGCCCGCTGGAGCCAGCGGCTCTATCCCAAACTCTGCGCCGACCTGACCGCAGAGACCGGTATCGACCCTGAACTGACCGCCAACGGCCTGCTGATCCTGGACCCGCAGGAGTTGGAGCCGGCGCTGGCCTGGGCCGCGACGCACGGCACCGAGGTCCAACTCATCGACAGCGTCCAACTCCACGAAGCGGCGCCCGAACTGGCCGTCCGGCCGCCGACCGCCATGCTGTTGCCCGCCGTCGGCAACGTGCGCAACCCACGCCTCGTCAAGGCCGCCCGCCGGGCGCTGGAGGGACGCATCGCGCTGCGCGAGCAGGAAGAGGTCCACGCGATCCTGGCCGCGGACGGGCGCGTTGCGGGTGTGCGCACCAGCCGGGGCCTGATCCAGGCCGACCAGGTCGTGGTCTGCACCGGCGCCTGGACCGCCCGCCTCCTGGACCCACTCGGTCAGCGGCCGGACATCGCGCCGGTGCGCGGGCAGATGCTCCTGTTCAAGGGCCGCCCCGGCCAGATCAACTACACCACCCTGTGGCGGGAGCACTACGTCATCCCGCGCCGGGACGGCCGCGTCCTGGTCGGCAGCACCCTGGAGCAGACCGGCTTCGTCAAGGAGGCCACCGCACAGGGCCGGGAGTCGCTTCAGCGCGCCGCCGTCGAACTCTATCCCCACCTCGCGCACACACCGATCGAGGCCCACTGGGCGGGGCTGCGCCCCGGCGCGCCGGGCGGCATCCCGTACATCGCCCCGGTCCCGGGCACCGCCGGGCTCTATGTCAACGCCGGACACTACAGGAACGGCATCGTCACCGGCCCCGCCTCCGCCCGCCTGGTCGCCGACCTCCTGCTCGGCCGCGACCCCGTCACCGATCCCGCCCCCTACGCCCTGGATGCCCCGCGGCTATCCGACGGCGGCGCCGGGGCATCGAGCCTGAGGTCCGGCCGTTGA
- a CDS encoding VWA domain-containing protein — MAAELHFLRPQWLLALAPLLLILFGLWKARHAANAWRGLVDAHLLPHLLVGEEGRPRRLPLALLALAWLLGTLALAGPVWERLPQPVFATTAKRVILLDLSPSMNAADLAPSRLARARFEVLDLLAATREGQVALIAFGPDPFIVSPLTGDAQTIASQVPRLGTDLLPVPGPRRTERALEQAGALLAQAGGEGGEVILITDGLTGDGAGARVEAAARALAAKGHRVSVLGVGTADGAPVPDPGGGFAADRSGAIPMARLERGALESLARAGNGRYVDLDPGDRDTLALIGSGGVAGAATAPGVLVEQQGLAADQWREEGPWLLLALLPIAALAFRRGWLLPVLALVLVLPPHPGWALGWDDLWQRPDQQGAHRLAAGDAAAAATRFQDPAWRAAARYRGGDYAGALADLTGVGGAEADYNRANALARLGRFDESIAAYERTLQQAPDHADARANLDLVKALRDQQQQDQPQGQGNQDQKDQKGDKGQQGQKGQEGRQGQKDGQPSDASQDGHNGQQGQGQQQDSGQGAPPTAGTGAPQDAPPDPGAAKPDSAGQQADPASTDPKAAQGSSAGNTGETPPPKPGDLGQGAVAGEPEVTLRDGAKPESGKDQGQADAIAQQPPTGAPPTGNAAARLAGAADLNPQQREQQQAMEAQLRRVPDDPAGLLRQRFLLQQLRREGRLP; from the coding sequence ATGGCCGCTGAACTGCACTTTCTGCGGCCCCAGTGGCTGCTCGCACTGGCGCCCTTGCTGCTCATCCTGTTCGGGCTCTGGAAGGCGCGTCACGCGGCCAACGCCTGGCGCGGCCTGGTGGACGCCCATCTTCTGCCCCACCTGCTGGTCGGTGAGGAGGGTCGCCCGCGCCGCCTGCCGCTGGCCCTGCTGGCGCTGGCCTGGCTGCTTGGCACGCTCGCCCTGGCCGGTCCGGTGTGGGAGCGCCTGCCGCAGCCGGTGTTTGCCACCACGGCCAAGCGCGTCATCCTGCTCGACCTCTCGCCGAGCATGAACGCCGCCGATCTCGCGCCCTCACGCCTGGCGCGGGCGCGCTTCGAGGTCCTGGACCTCCTCGCCGCCACCCGGGAGGGCCAGGTCGCGCTGATCGCCTTCGGTCCGGACCCCTTCATCGTCTCCCCCCTGACCGGCGACGCCCAGACCATCGCCTCCCAGGTCCCGCGCCTGGGGACGGACCTGCTCCCGGTTCCGGGTCCGCGCCGCACCGAGCGCGCCCTGGAGCAGGCCGGCGCCTTGTTGGCGCAGGCCGGGGGGGAGGGCGGCGAGGTGATCCTGATCACCGACGGGCTCACGGGCGATGGCGCCGGCGCCCGGGTCGAGGCCGCCGCCCGCGCCCTGGCCGCCAAGGGTCATCGGGTCTCGGTGCTCGGGGTCGGCACGGCCGACGGGGCGCCGGTGCCGGACCCGGGCGGGGGCTTCGCCGCTGATCGCAGCGGCGCCATCCCCATGGCGCGACTCGAGCGTGGCGCACTGGAGTCCCTGGCCCGCGCGGGCAATGGCCGCTATGTGGACCTCGACCCCGGGGATCGGGACACCCTGGCCCTCATTGGCTCTGGGGGCGTGGCCGGAGCAGCGACGGCGCCCGGCGTGCTGGTCGAACAACAGGGCCTGGCGGCCGATCAGTGGCGGGAGGAGGGTCCCTGGCTATTACTCGCCCTGCTGCCCATCGCCGCGCTGGCCTTCCGGCGCGGCTGGCTGCTGCCGGTCCTGGCCCTGGTGCTGGTGCTGCCGCCGCACCCGGGTTGGGCCTTGGGTTGGGACGACCTTTGGCAGCGCCCGGACCAGCAGGGCGCGCACCGGCTGGCGGCCGGCGATGCCGCCGCCGCGGCCACCCGCTTCCAGGACCCCGCCTGGCGCGCCGCCGCCCGCTATCGCGGCGGCGACTATGCCGGGGCCCTGGCGGACCTGACCGGGGTCGGCGGGGCTGAGGCGGACTACAACCGCGCCAATGCCCTGGCCCGCCTGGGGCGGTTCGACGAGTCCATCGCCGCCTATGAGCGGACCCTGCAACAGGCCCCGGACCACGCCGACGCGCGCGCCAACCTGGACCTCGTAAAGGCTCTGCGTGACCAACAGCAGCAGGACCAGCCCCAGGGCCAAGGGAACCAGGATCAGAAGGACCAGAAGGGCGACAAGGGTCAGCAGGGTCAGAAGGGACAAGAGGGCCGACAGGGTCAGAAAGACGGACAGCCGTCCGACGCCAGCCAGGATGGGCACAACGGCCAGCAGGGGCAAGGACAGCAGCAGGACAGCGGCCAGGGGGCACCGCCGACGGCAGGTACCGGGGCGCCGCAAGACGCGCCGCCCGACCCCGGCGCAGCGAAGCCCGACAGCGCCGGCCAGCAGGCCGATCCCGCGAGCACGGACCCCAAGGCCGCCCAGGGTTCCTCCGCCGGGAACACCGGTGAGACGCCGCCGCCCAAGCCCGGCGACCTGGGTCAGGGCGCCGTGGCGGGAGAGCCCGAGGTCACCCTGCGCGACGGCGCCAAACCGGAGTCCGGCAAGGACCAGGGTCAGGCCGACGCCATCGCGCAGCAACCGCCGACGGGCGCCCCGCCCACCGGAAACGCCGCCGCACGCCTGGCCGGCGCCGCCGACCTCAACCCCCAACAGCGCGAGCAGCAACAGGCCATGGAGGCCCAGTTGCGCCGGGTCCCGGACGACCCCGCCGGCCTGCTGCGCCAGCGCTTCCTGTTGCAGCAGTTGCGCCGCGAGGGGCGCTTGCCGTGA
- the ispH gene encoding 4-hydroxy-3-methylbut-2-enyl diphosphate reductase, with protein sequence MDILLANPRGFCAGVDRAIAIVERVLDLYGAPIYVRHEVVHNRFVVEGLKQRGAVFIEDLDQVPAGATLIFSAHGVAQEVRDEAQRRGFRLFDATCPLVTKVHLEVARHCGAGLDVVLIGHRGHPEVEGTLGQCQGGEGRMHLVETADDCAALRVRDPQRVAYVTQTTLSVDDAAAIIAALRARFPAIQGPKRSDICYATQNRQDAVRELAERCDLLLVVGSTNSSNSNRLRELAQKQGCTAYLIDGPEDIQRDWLAQAPRVGLTAGASAPEVLVEQVIARLRDWGAATVQEQSGIREQVVFPLPRELTGDGAAAA encoded by the coding sequence ATGGACATACTCCTCGCCAATCCCCGCGGCTTCTGTGCCGGTGTCGACCGCGCCATCGCGATCGTCGAGCGTGTACTCGACCTCTACGGTGCCCCCATCTATGTCCGCCATGAGGTCGTGCACAATCGCTTCGTGGTCGAGGGGCTCAAGCAGCGCGGCGCCGTCTTCATTGAGGACCTGGACCAGGTCCCCGCCGGGGCCACCCTGATCTTCAGCGCCCATGGAGTCGCACAGGAGGTCCGCGACGAGGCGCAGCGGCGCGGCTTCCGGCTCTTCGACGCCACCTGCCCGCTGGTGACCAAGGTCCACCTGGAAGTCGCCCGTCACTGCGGCGCGGGGCTCGACGTGGTCCTGATCGGGCACCGCGGCCACCCGGAGGTCGAGGGCACCCTGGGCCAATGCCAGGGCGGGGAGGGCCGGATGCACCTGGTCGAGACGGCGGACGACTGCGCCGCGCTGAGGGTCCGGGACCCGCAACGCGTGGCCTATGTGACCCAGACCACCCTCTCGGTCGACGACGCCGCGGCGATCATCGCGGCCCTGCGCGCACGCTTCCCCGCCATCCAAGGCCCCAAGCGCAGCGACATCTGCTACGCGACCCAGAACCGCCAGGACGCGGTGCGCGAACTGGCCGAGCGCTGCGACCTGCTGCTGGTGGTCGGCTCCACCAACAGTTCCAACTCCAACCGGTTGCGGGAACTGGCGCAGAAGCAGGGCTGCACGGCGTATCTCATCGACGGACCCGAGGATATCCAGCGCGACTGGTTGGCCCAGGCCCCGCGGGTGGGCCTGACGGCGGGCGCCTCCGCCCCCGAGGTCCTGGTGGAGCAGGTCATCGCCCGGCTGCGGGACTGGGGCGCCGCGACCGTGCAGGAGCAGTCCGGCATCCGCGAGCAGGTGGTCTTCCCCCTGCCCCGGGAGTTGACGGGCGACGGTGCGGCAGCGGCCTAG
- a CDS encoding BatD family protein, with amino-acid sequence MSNRLDRRPSPRAVCALLALLLLAVPCAWAGDLGATLDRTRVRANETLTLTLSAAGTLAGTPDFSSLAKDFEILQQGSSTSLSFVNGVSNNTREWTLELAPRRTGRLQVPALSLGGQQTQPIALEVLAADQADPGGGPKPVFVDTLVETAEPYVQQPFTYRVRVLFRDQPRRAILDEPQVEGATLQRQGEDQNDSEEIDGQRYTVIERRYLVVPQRSGPLTIGGPRLEALMAQDRPGARRSPFADFGTMFGGPGIPDLFDPGATRRVIERGPDRTLEVRPQPDTGGATWLPAESVQLSDEWTPSPPRFRVGEPVTRTLVITARGATAAQLPTLDTGTPEGARIYPETPKMEDLPGSVPTALKTLKVALVPTRAGPLTLPEIRLTWWDTTTDQSRVAVIPQRTVEVAPAAGGSAAPTPAPAAASTPASGGPPAVTVAPTPDQGVPAGAAAATQIKDDAASRGFIEALRTASPWPWLALCFALAWLLTLAWAIRRKGARASRPGPGAQPGKSLTTARTQARQACAAADPRAARTALLDWARTRWPDRPPAGLSDLAARLGPAASAAAAPLQAIDRAIYAPTGATWDGSAVWQTLEPLLLAQERAAQGPAAQPLPGLYPGT; translated from the coding sequence ATGTCCAACCGTCTTGACCGTCGCCCGTCGCCGCGCGCCGTCTGCGCGCTGCTGGCCCTGCTCCTGCTCGCCGTCCCCTGCGCCTGGGCGGGGGACCTGGGCGCGACCCTGGACCGGACCCGGGTGCGTGCCAACGAGACCCTGACCCTGACCCTGAGCGCCGCCGGCACCCTCGCCGGGACACCGGACTTCAGTTCCCTGGCCAAGGACTTCGAGATCCTGCAACAGGGCAGCAGCACCAGCCTGAGCTTCGTCAACGGGGTCTCCAACAACACCCGGGAATGGACCCTGGAGTTGGCCCCGCGGCGCACCGGCAGGCTGCAGGTGCCGGCCCTGTCACTGGGCGGTCAGCAGACCCAGCCGATCGCGCTCGAGGTGCTCGCGGCCGATCAGGCGGACCCGGGCGGCGGGCCCAAGCCGGTCTTTGTCGACACCCTGGTCGAGACCGCCGAGCCCTATGTCCAGCAGCCCTTCACCTATCGGGTGCGGGTCCTCTTTCGGGACCAGCCGCGGCGCGCGATCCTGGACGAGCCGCAGGTCGAGGGGGCCACCCTGCAACGGCAGGGGGAAGACCAGAACGACTCGGAGGAGATCGACGGCCAGCGTTACACCGTCATCGAGCGGCGCTACCTGGTGGTGCCCCAACGCAGCGGCCCGCTCACCATCGGCGGCCCCCGGCTGGAGGCCCTGATGGCGCAGGACCGCCCGGGAGCGCGCCGCAGCCCCTTCGCGGACTTCGGCACCATGTTCGGCGGACCGGGCATTCCGGATCTGTTCGACCCGGGCGCCACGCGCCGGGTGATCGAGCGGGGGCCGGATCGCACCCTTGAGGTCCGGCCCCAGCCCGACACCGGCGGCGCCACTTGGCTGCCCGCCGAGTCGGTCCAGCTCTCCGACGAGTGGACGCCCTCCCCGCCCCGCTTCCGGGTCGGGGAGCCCGTCACACGCACCCTGGTCATCACCGCCCGCGGTGCCACCGCCGCCCAGTTGCCGACGCTCGACACCGGCACCCCCGAGGGCGCCCGGATCTATCCCGAGACGCCCAAGATGGAAGACCTCCCGGGCAGCGTCCCGACCGCACTCAAGACCCTCAAAGTCGCCTTGGTCCCGACCCGCGCCGGGCCCCTCACCCTGCCCGAGATCCGCCTGACCTGGTGGGACACGACCACCGACCAGTCGCGCGTGGCGGTCATCCCCCAGCGCACCGTCGAGGTCGCGCCCGCGGCGGGCGGGTCCGCGGCGCCGACACCGGCCCCTGCCGCCGCGAGCACCCCGGCCTCCGGCGGCCCGCCCGCGGTGACGGTCGCGCCCACGCCCGACCAGGGTGTGCCCGCGGGCGCGGCGGCGGCCACGCAGATCAAGGATGACGCCGCAAGCCGCGGTTTCATCGAGGCGTTACGCACCGCGTCGCCCTGGCCCTGGCTCGCCCTGTGCTTCGCGCTGGCCTGGCTCCTGACGCTGGCCTGGGCCATCCGCCGCAAAGGAGCCCGGGCGTCCCGCCCGGGTCCCGGCGCCCAACCAGGCAAGTCACTCACCACCGCCCGCACCCAAGCCCGCCAGGCCTGCGCCGCCGCTGACCCCCGCGCCGCCCGCACCGCCCTGCTCGACTGGGCGCGCACCCGCTGGCCGGACCGGCCCCCCGCCGGCCTGAGCGACCTCGCCGCCCGCCTGGGTCCGGCGGCGAGCGCCGCGGCGGCCCCGCTCCAGGCCATCGACCGGGCCATCTATGCCCCCACCGGGGCGACCTGGGACGGCAGCGCCGTCTGGCAGACCCTGGAACCACTGCTGCTCGCACAGGAGCGCGCGGCCCAGGGTCCTGCCGCCCAACCCTTGCCCGGTCTCTACCCCGGCACCTGA